The following is a genomic window from Mustela erminea isolate mMusErm1 chromosome 14, mMusErm1.Pri, whole genome shotgun sequence.
TTGCCCTTCAAGCCTGGTGTGCAGATCTCACTGGGGATCTCTTCTTACTGTCATTCTGTgaattttcttgctttgttttctgtgttgatGTCCTGTTACATGTATCTCTCACATTCTCTTCTTTATAGGTACATCTGCTTATTTTTGGTGGAGCATATTCTGAAATGCTTCCTGACAAAGGATGTGGGGGAAATAAAATTTGGAGATCTTATAtatctgaaaatgtttattatagcCTTTCACTGAAGGGACAGTTTTGTTGGGAATAAATTCTAGATTGGGTATCATTTCACTtcagaattttgaagacattGCTCTATTCTCCTCCAAGCTCTCAATGTTATTTTTGAGAATTCCGAAATATTTCTGGTGTCCGAATCTTTGTAGATAATTTAGAAGTTTGCAGGATGCAATTTGCTCAAATCATATGATTATGTGGCTTAGTATCGGTCAAATTTATCTGTAGCACAAGTCACTTGATagtcccttccttcctctaaGTCAGTATCTTCTGTTACAGAAAACGTTCTTGAATTTCTTTATTGATGATTCcctctcctctcatttttttttcattttcttttctagaatccCTACTATTTATATGTTGGAACTACTGGATGGATACTATTCTTTAATTATCTTAAATTTTCTCCTTAACCTTTATTCTGTAATGTCTGGGAGATTTATGCAACCCTATCTTTCAATACTtccactgagtttttttttttttaacttttttttttgtctttattttttttatttttttattttttataaacatatatttttatcccaaggggtacaggtctgtgaaccactgagttttttttatagttttaattttcatgaactCCTATTTGTCCCTAAATGATTTGCCTTACgtagctttcttttcttattttatagacacaatatcttctcttctctctgggagaatattagtttttttttttttaagttttcttctcttgcattctctcctctctctttcaagtTACTTTCACTTCCTGTTGGTTGGTTTCTGTCTTTCAGGATGAAACACTGCTGCTATGGACTTCCCTCCCATTTTCTTCACTTTAACCAATTCTGCCTTTATAAATATACTGCACTCCCTTCAGTTGCATCTATGAGTTGTTTGTTTACATTAGGaatacaaaacaattaaaaatatccataaattttgtgtgtgttttagtgGGTACTATCAGCCCTGAACTTTAGTGGGTTTCACTTGCCTGGTCTGCTTTTATGCAAAAATGTCTGTATCTCTAGGTTTATCACCTTGGGCTGGGTAGATTCCTCAGAGAAGGTGTTCCAATCACTTGTCTTGAGGATAAAGACCCGTCTAGCAGTGTGTGGGAGCTGTGCCAAGGAGGAGACCCATCGGTCTCGGCACTGAGTATAACACTTGTTCAACCtttgttttcagaaatgtaaCCTTTTAATAGCACTAGACCTGGTTGCCTGAGTCGGGGATATTCTGCTTAAGTGTTTCCATAGCGTGGACCTATAGTCCTCCGCTGGAGCAGAAGTTGTTTGGACATGGGAAGTGGAGAGGGGATATGGGATTGATTTGAGTCATGTCTTAAACTTCCAGCTGGTCCTCTTCTTTTTAGCGCCACCTTCACCGCATCCAAAAGTAACTGATCCCACGAAGACTTAAGACTGTTGATGGTGTATTACTAAACTATTCTAATAAGAAACTTTCTCAGGATCTCCTTGGTCAATTGCTCATCAGTCAAAACAACACTTGCTGTCATCTTCTCTCCCATTCTTTTTGttcttatgtgtttattttagctGGGTTTAAAGAGACACCAAAAGGAAATATGTCTGTTCAGTTTTTGGTGTTCTTAAAACTTTATATCTCCCAACCTCCATGTGATATCCCACAAAAGACTTTGATATATATGTTGGATCACATACCCTGGGTCCCAACTCAGCATTAATCCCTGTGATCTTTATTCTCTTGAGAATCTGGGTCACCTGCTTTTCCTCGTGGTAGACAAAGGGTGACTATCTGATTGACAACTACATGAGAATCATACCGAGCAGCAGTTCCCTAAAGAAAGGGATGGAGCACTGACAAATAGGTAATAAATGTCCCAGACACAGGGCAGCTTTGTCCTCCAAAAGGTGCTGATCTTGAGGAAGCAAGGATTTCCCTTGGTTGCTTTGTATTCAAAAAATGCTGGCTCCATCTCAGAAACACTAGTTATCCAAGCAGAAGGCACCTCCCTTGatgtttttctccattgtaaGCTTCAGCAACATCTGTTCACACTTAGTGCTCCTGAATCAATTTATTAATGTGGATGCCCATTGGTTTGCAAGGACAGCAAAGGCTTCCTAGAGAAACTCTATGCcctggagagaaaaaaggaggtcATGGCAGGGAGATTTTTCAGAACGCTGGGGCTGGAACTCTGGGTCTGCACATAGAAAGGGGTAGAAGCCGTACCCTTCCTTTATCTGAGTGACCAGTGACAAAGGGACATgatacttttttcccttctttcaccTCAGAAGTCCTAAAGAAGGGAAATTCATTGTGGAAAACTTAAATAATCTCTGAGCATTGTGAGGGTAGATATTCTTTATTCTTGTAAGTATTTTGTGTTAGTCTCTGGAACATGATGCTGGGaccttcaaagaaataaagtcGTCCCTCTCTAGTTTTAAACTCTAAGCAAAACAAACTTGTGGTTTCTTTTGAGACCTCTAGCTATGTGTGTCACAGTGACACAGTTTAAAAGACAATGCTTTTGAAGGACATTTTAAATGGCAAACTTTAAATGAAGTCGATCCTTGGTAGTTCACTGACAATGCCTGTGCGTTATTGTCCTTTTCCAACTTAACgagaacaaaaaaagaaccaattagtCACATATGATGAGACGTGATGACATTTTTACTCCTGAACTTTTCTGGTATAAAAGGGTCACCCACAGAGGATCTGACAGTAAGTGTGAGGAATTTGGCAATAAAACCACTGGCCtgcagaaattttggaaaatccaAAATGATTAGGtaagactgccttttttccacaaagaaaactgtTGAGTTCATATATGCTTTTTTACTTATACTTGCCTAAATGATACTGATCTTCGGGGTTTTTCTCTCCCTACCATATAGCTCATTAAAATTCAGCTTTACTCTACTTCTATTGATTTCTACAATGCATATGTTTTGGTGTTATCCTGTTACACCTTCTAAGGTAAGAGTTCTGCCTCCGTTTTTCATGTTTGACTCAATGGCTTATAAGTGTTTAAGTTCAAAGTAATTGCAAGGAATATGTGACAGAAGAGTAATTTCTCTTATTATTAGAGcttgcaatgaaaaaaaaataagtagagtCATGAAATTAGTAAAAAGAAGCATTTATGTGACAAAAATAATGCCAGacttattaaaatttgtttcaaattatTTGGAAGTTGGCTTCTACATAAAAAAGCATTCATTTCAATGTAAAATGTAGTTTTGtccatgaaaaattatttattccatgTGTCCACTCATGATCAAAGTGAACATTTAGCCATTGGAGCTATATTACAAATACAATggatcagttttttttaaatagtgagtttaccaattttataaaaatggtaacTTTTTCAGATACAGACTATAGATAAAATGTCATATGAAATTGACATTTCATATGAAATGAAATACCACATACAATACTAATTCATatgtttattcaaaaatattgatTGTCTAACATTAATCACTCAACTGTTCAAAAGAGTCAGAAAATGAGTGTCTTTCTCTGGAATTTTTAATACTATTTCTACATgatatttcagttgttttaatgtcaatactttgtttaaaattaaaaattttttttgtcactgataatatgataataataCTGTCAGTATTCACTGAAACTTAACCTGGCATACTGTAATTACTGAAACAATGTAATTCATGGAACTACTTTTAGGATAATGAGATGTTACATATATCCTAAATAACAGATATATGTCCAAACATAATGATCTAGCTGTTTATATAATTGGTCTTCTTACTAATCTTTGCATCTGTCATCTTTCTACTTTTGTTTACTTaagttagtttctttttttcctgatttagtcCTATGAGCATTCAACACTAATTAAGTCATTGATTCTATAAGACACAAACCATATTGATCAAGTCGATGAGTCACAACCCATAAATTGGTATATTTTCTCAAGTGTCTTCGTAAttgctttctattcttttcccgAAGGTTTGTTCATGACATTTCTGTTGAAGAAGAGGCATTTGtgagcagctttttttttaaaaattaagaatgtacTTTCAAATGTACTTACAAATCTGCTTGTCCATAAATGAAATGCTTCCTTTTTCCATGCATTTTCCATACTTCTATTTTAGCATGTGACAATTTCATTCTCATTACAATTACTTCATGTAGCAATGGTATCAATTTGACTGTTCAAGGTGAGTAATTACAAACAAAAGATCTATTGGTTCTTGTAATATTTGTTGTACTTCATAAAGTACATCAAGGAGGCACGTATACCATATTATTCTGTTAACAACTCAGCTCTGGCAAGGACTCCCTTCAATGATCAGCAAAATACATCAGAATCTTTTTAGGGATGTTTTCAGCATCTTATAACCAGAAATGATGCATTTCTTTTGCAATACAAAGGTGGTATCATGAGTATTTCTGGAAAGAACTGGAATGCTTCCCTTCCTGAATGACTCATAGGGTCCTCCTTGTTGGGGATTTAAAATAGATGGCATTATATCATGCTTAGATTTCCTCCATTAACACAGGGAAAAACACATAGTGGGCGTTCAAATAAGAGTTTTTTTATTGGTTTCCCATGACCAATATTTCTGAAACTCTGTTTGACTGTTTCCAggtccaaaaaaagaaaaaaaaaaaaaagttgcccatcctttttttttccagaggccAGTAAGAGTGATTTGCCTGGGCACTCTGACTGCTGGAACCTTCAGTAACCTACCCAGACATGGGGTTAAGCATctcagagaacattttttttttcactctgtccCTATTTCGACTTCCAAAGTAACCTGAAGCCACACTTGTGTCCCTgcaccaggaaaggaaaatgtgtaatttttactCTGGAGTATGTTTCTTTCCTTATAATGAAACCATTCagcccccttttcttttattgctttcatGTGGTTGAGAAATGGGCTTGGAGTCATGTGATTCCACTCAAACCCGTGCTTCACCTacaagccatttttaaaaaaaatattttatttattcatttgaaagagagagagagagagagagaaagcaagagacagagcacaggcaggaggaggggcagaggacaaaggacaagcagactccccgctgagcagggagcctgggcgggggcagtgggagggagtgctcgatcccaggaccctggaagtatgaccaactgagccacccaggtgccccacctagGAGCCATTTAATTTCCTCTCTTAAAACTGAGGAAATGATAATACCACTTCATACAGAGAACTTTCTGGGGAGATAAAATGAGATGATGCCCATAAAGGATTTACCACAAAGAAGATCATTGAtaaatctttgttcttttatcaCCGGAACTTGCAGTTGTAACTCATCAGCATGTACTTCCTCTGAAACCACAAAGGAGGGGACATAGGACAAGTGTTGAAAATTCTTACTTCATCTCTGGGTTGGGCCCACTTCTTGGAACAGCCAGCCCAGTTTCTTGGGACAAGGCCCTTTGCTCTCTACTTGGTTTCTTCATATGGAAAATATACTTGATGGTCATTTTGAGCTCTGATTCCAGACATGCGCTTC
Proteins encoded in this region:
- the NPS gene encoding neuropeptide S, whose amino-acid sequence is MTFLLLNFSGIKGSPTEDLTVSVRNLAIKPLACRNFGKSKMISSLKFSFTLLLLISTMHMFWCYPVTPSKVSGKSDYFLILLNSCPTRMDRREALDFLKPIFEKTFMKRSFRNGVGTGMKKTSFRRAKS